In Moorella sp. Hama-1, a single genomic region encodes these proteins:
- a CDS encoding flagellar hook capping FlgD N-terminal domain-containing protein, with protein MNVGGVTAAASQAATGTTTTVPNKGLGKDDFLKLLAAQLENQDPLSPMSNTDFIAQMAQFSALEQMNNLNDSFNRVQQELQAALALQAVSLIGKEVTATVNEQTLQGTVEKVNLAGDGAVLTVNGQQVPLSAVTEVGPAAPTSPATPTGPGAAPTQP; from the coding sequence ATGAACGTCGGTGGCGTAACGGCGGCTGCCAGTCAGGCAGCAACGGGCACAACGACCACGGTGCCCAATAAGGGTCTGGGTAAAGACGATTTCCTGAAGCTCCTGGCGGCCCAGCTGGAGAACCAGGACCCTTTGAGCCCCATGAGCAACACCGATTTTATCGCCCAGATGGCCCAGTTCAGCGCCCTGGAACAGATGAACAACCTCAATGACAGTTTTAACCGGGTCCAGCAGGAACTGCAGGCAGCTTTAGCCCTGCAGGCGGTATCTTTAATCGGCAAAGAGGTAACGGCCACAGTAAACGAGCAGACCCTGCAGGGCACGGTGGAGAAGGTCAACCTGGCCGGGGACGGGGCCGTGCTGACGGTCAACGGGCAGCAGGTGCCCTTGAGCGCCGTGACCGAGGTCGGCCCGGCGGCACCCACTAGTCCGGCTACACCAACTGGCCCGGGGGCAGCCCCTACCCAACCTTGA
- the fliN gene encoding flagellar motor switch protein FliN encodes MGLTDEEIQRLLQAMEAGEDRPRVEKARFAPLQPGPVTGAPASFKRIADVPLRLTANLGRARLKVKEILDLKEGSLIVLDKLAGEPVELLVNGTPMAKGEVVVINEAFGVRINTLAAGEEEGQSQDGS; translated from the coding sequence ATGGGCTTAACGGACGAGGAGATTCAAAGATTGTTGCAGGCCATGGAGGCGGGGGAGGACCGGCCGCGGGTAGAGAAGGCCCGTTTTGCCCCCCTCCAGCCGGGGCCGGTGACCGGGGCGCCGGCCAGTTTTAAGCGGATCGCTGATGTGCCCCTGCGCCTGACGGCCAACCTGGGCCGGGCCCGCCTGAAGGTCAAGGAGATCCTGGACCTGAAGGAGGGTTCCCTGATTGTCCTGGATAAGCTGGCGGGTGAACCCGTGGAGCTGCTGGTCAACGGCACCCCCATGGCGAAGGGCGAGGTCGTGGTGATTAACGAGGCCTTCGGCGTCCGGATTAACACCCTGGCCGCCGGCGAGGAAGAAGGGCAAAGCCAGGATGGATCATGA
- a CDS encoding TIGR02530 family flagellar biosynthesis protein has product MSAIELRGLTPVAPPGPGTAPSRRVGEQPAKSRQAPGGFQAVLQEKMAGLKFSRHASERLENRQISLSPQQMARLEEGITRAAGKGARESLVLLDDLALVVSVKNRTVITAANRQDLRENVFTNIDSAVLL; this is encoded by the coding sequence GTGAGTGCTATCGAATTACGAGGGTTGACACCTGTAGCACCGCCAGGGCCCGGTACAGCCCCGAGCAGGCGAGTAGGGGAGCAGCCGGCAAAGAGCCGGCAGGCCCCTGGAGGTTTCCAGGCCGTCCTCCAGGAGAAGATGGCGGGCCTGAAGTTCTCCCGCCATGCCAGCGAGCGCCTGGAGAACCGGCAGATAAGTCTCTCACCGCAGCAGATGGCCCGCCTGGAAGAGGGCATAACCAGGGCCGCCGGCAAAGGGGCGCGGGAGTCCCTGGTCCTGCTGGACGACCTGGCCCTGGTGGTCAGCGTCAAGAACCGCACCGTCATCACCGCAGCTAACAGGCAGGACCTGCGGGAAAACGTCTTTACCAATATCGACAGCGCCGTTTTACTATGA
- a CDS encoding OmpA family protein, whose protein sequence is MAVKRWQKKPDEGAPTWMITYSDLMTQLVVFFVLLFSFSIINQQKFQQFIASYQGMGILDGGVSPLVQTEPAPSSYPENIQTPEAAAALARAQEMMQTYQTVKNFLTENGLESDVEVRYEDRGIALDIKERILFDSGRADLKPEATRLLDKLAGLLARLPNAIKVEGYTDNRPIHTVQFPTNWELSTARASRVVRYFIEEHHLQPERFVAMGYGEYHPLYPNDSPEHMAENRRVVLLLGMTNNQQTNGKEVYKSAP, encoded by the coding sequence ATGGCCGTTAAAAGATGGCAGAAGAAACCGGATGAAGGCGCCCCGACCTGGATGATCACCTACTCGGATCTCATGACCCAGCTGGTGGTTTTCTTCGTCCTGCTCTTTTCCTTCTCCATCATCAACCAGCAGAAATTCCAGCAGTTCATTGCTTCCTACCAGGGGATGGGGATCCTGGACGGGGGCGTGTCGCCCCTTGTCCAGACCGAGCCGGCCCCGAGCAGCTACCCCGAAAATATCCAGACCCCCGAGGCAGCTGCGGCCCTGGCCCGGGCCCAGGAGATGATGCAGACCTACCAGACGGTCAAAAACTTCCTTACGGAGAACGGCCTGGAGTCCGACGTGGAGGTCCGCTACGAGGACCGGGGGATTGCCCTGGATATTAAAGAACGCATCCTTTTTGATTCCGGCCGGGCGGATCTCAAACCAGAGGCCACCCGGTTGTTGGATAAATTAGCGGGTCTGCTGGCCCGGCTGCCCAACGCAATCAAAGTCGAGGGTTACACCGACAACCGGCCCATCCATACCGTCCAGTTCCCCACCAACTGGGAACTGTCCACAGCCCGGGCCTCCCGGGTGGTGCGTTATTTTATCGAAGAACACCACCTGCAGCCGGAACGCTTTGTGGCCATGGGTTACGGCGAGTATCATCCCCTTTACCCTAACGACTCCCCGGAACATATGGCGGAAAACCGGCGCGTAGTATTACTCCTGGGGATGACCAATAACCAGCAGACCAACGGGAAAGAGGTGTATAAGAGTGCCCCCTAG
- a CDS encoding motility protein A: MRRIDFMTIAGIVAGIGLMGGALIMGGNPKLFWNVPSLMVTVGGSFAAVLINFSFQDVKNVFGTVRQAFTTDLMDPEELIDLFSELARKARREGLLALEDDASRLDDPFFTKGIQMMVDAMEPEMIRQILETDMAYMARRHEIGYGIFKTWGNLAPSFGLIGTLIGLVQMLAKLDKPETLGPSMALALITTFYGAIMAYMIFIPLAGKLSLRSEQEIMLRQMMLEGIIAIQSGVNPRILEEHLRSFLAPLSQRQQAGEEPLPREEAYRERI, from the coding sequence TTGCGGCGTATTGATTTTATGACCATTGCCGGTATAGTCGCCGGTATCGGCCTCATGGGCGGCGCCCTGATCATGGGGGGCAACCCCAAACTCTTCTGGAACGTCCCCTCCCTGATGGTCACCGTCGGCGGTTCCTTTGCCGCCGTGCTGATCAACTTCAGCTTCCAGGACGTGAAGAACGTCTTCGGCACCGTCAGGCAGGCCTTCACCACCGACCTCATGGACCCGGAGGAGCTCATCGACCTTTTTAGTGAGCTGGCCCGCAAGGCCCGGCGAGAGGGTCTCCTGGCCCTGGAGGATGACGCCAGCCGCCTGGACGACCCCTTCTTCACCAAGGGCATCCAGATGATGGTCGACGCCATGGAACCGGAGATGATCCGGCAGATCCTGGAGACGGATATGGCCTACATGGCCCGCCGCCACGAGATTGGCTACGGCATCTTTAAAACCTGGGGGAATCTCGCCCCTTCCTTCGGCCTTATCGGCACCCTCATCGGCCTGGTGCAGATGCTGGCTAAACTGGATAAACCGGAGACCCTGGGCCCCAGCATGGCCCTGGCCCTCATCACCACTTTCTACGGTGCCATCATGGCCTATATGATCTTCATCCCCCTGGCCGGGAAACTGAGCCTGCGCAGCGAGCAGGAGATCATGCTGCGCCAGATGATGCTGGAGGGCATCATCGCCATCCAGTCGGGGGTGAACCCGCGCATCCTGGAAGAACACCTGCGTTCCTTCCTGGCGCCGCTTAGCCAGCGGCAGCAGGCAGGGGAGGAACCTTTGCCCCGGGAAGAGGCTTACCGGGAAAGGATTTGA
- the fliG gene encoding flagellar motor switch protein FliG — MAKQKALTGLEKAAIFLITVGPELSSLILKQMGQEEIERLTYQIANTTSVDPATKQQIIDEFLELNDAQQFMLQGGIKYAREVLEKAVGPARAAEIIKKLLATSKIRPFNMVRKADPKQLINFIYNEHPQTIALILAYLEPEQASVILGALPDQLQADVAKRIAIMERTSPETVRELEGILEQRLSSVVDQDFAVAGGVKSLVDILNRADRGTERTILESLEQDDPELADEIRKRMFVFEDILTLDDNSIRRVLREVDLKDLALALKAASEDVASRIYRNLSKRAGEMLKEDIEYMGPARLRDVEEAQQRIVQIIRRLDEAGEIIIARGGEDAIVV, encoded by the coding sequence TTGGCGAAGCAAAAGGCCCTGACCGGGCTGGAGAAGGCAGCTATTTTCCTGATTACCGTCGGCCCGGAGCTGTCGTCTCTGATCCTGAAGCAGATGGGCCAGGAGGAAATTGAACGCCTTACTTATCAAATCGCCAACACGACTTCCGTTGACCCGGCGACCAAGCAACAGATCATCGATGAGTTTCTGGAGCTTAACGACGCCCAGCAGTTTATGCTCCAGGGGGGCATCAAGTACGCCCGGGAGGTTCTGGAGAAAGCCGTCGGCCCGGCCCGGGCGGCAGAGATTATCAAAAAGCTCCTGGCCACCTCCAAGATTCGTCCCTTTAACATGGTCCGCAAGGCCGACCCCAAGCAGCTGATCAACTTCATCTATAACGAGCACCCCCAGACCATCGCCCTCATCCTGGCTTACCTGGAACCGGAGCAGGCCTCGGTGATCCTGGGAGCCCTCCCCGACCAGTTGCAGGCCGATGTGGCCAAGAGAATCGCCATTATGGAGCGCACCTCGCCGGAGACGGTGCGCGAACTGGAGGGCATCCTGGAGCAGCGCCTGTCCTCGGTGGTCGACCAGGACTTCGCCGTCGCCGGCGGGGTCAAGAGTTTGGTCGACATCCTGAACCGGGCCGACCGGGGTACGGAGCGGACCATTCTAGAATCCCTGGAGCAGGACGACCCCGAACTGGCCGACGAGATTAGGAAGCGCATGTTTGTCTTTGAGGACATCCTGACCCTGGACGACAACTCCATCCGCCGCGTCCTGCGGGAGGTTGACCTTAAAGACCTGGCCCTGGCCCTCAAGGCGGCCAGTGAAGATGTGGCCAGCCGGATCTACCGCAACCTCTCCAAGCGGGCCGGGGAAATGCTCAAAGAGGATATTGAGTACATGGGTCCGGCGCGCCTGCGGGACGTAGAAGAGGCCCAGCAGCGGATTGTCCAGATTATCCGCCGCTTAGACGAAGCCGGCGAGATTATCATCGCCCGGGGAGGCGAAGACGCCATTGTGGTGTAG
- a CDS encoding FliH/SctL family protein has protein sequence MWCRVLKETRPTREERVIPLRVLRLVPPPEAAAPGDQADAANPAAAKAEAATAEARAQVAAAREEAAAILARARQEAEEIKAGALAEREQALAAGRAAGQEQGYQEGLARAEEEAAAIRREADNLREEAGQVLAEAQRSYQETIAAAEGAIIDLALTIAARVVGRAVELRPDLILEIARPAIRQVAEGQHYLIYAAPAAAAVIREHRQELLAEAAPGARLQVLADPGFKAGGCRIETENGFVDASVDTQLEEVKKILRGGDRQ, from the coding sequence TTGTGGTGTAGGGTGCTGAAAGAAACCAGGCCCACCAGGGAGGAAAGGGTTATTCCCTTGCGGGTCCTGCGGCTGGTGCCGCCGCCAGAGGCGGCTGCACCCGGTGATCAGGCTGATGCGGCTAATCCGGCTGCAGCTAAAGCGGAAGCCGCGACAGCCGAGGCCCGGGCGCAGGTGGCGGCCGCCCGGGAAGAGGCTGCTGCCATCTTAGCCCGGGCCCGCCAGGAGGCGGAGGAGATTAAGGCCGGAGCCCTGGCGGAGCGGGAGCAGGCCCTGGCCGCGGGCCGGGCCGCCGGTCAGGAGCAGGGCTACCAGGAAGGCCTGGCCCGGGCTGAGGAAGAAGCCGCCGCCATCCGCCGGGAGGCGGATAACCTGCGGGAGGAGGCCGGCCAGGTCTTGGCGGAAGCGCAGCGCAGTTACCAGGAAACCATCGCCGCCGCCGAAGGAGCGATCATTGACCTGGCCCTGACCATCGCCGCCCGGGTCGTCGGTCGGGCCGTGGAACTGCGGCCCGACCTGATCCTGGAGATTGCCCGCCCGGCCATCCGCCAGGTGGCCGAAGGCCAGCATTACCTGATTTATGCCGCCCCGGCTGCCGCCGCGGTCATCCGGGAGCATCGCCAGGAACTCCTGGCCGAGGCGGCCCCCGGCGCCCGGCTGCAGGTGTTGGCCGACCCCGGGTTTAAGGCCGGGGGCTGCCGCATCGAAACAGAAAATGGCTTTGTCGACGCCAGCGTCGACACCCAGTTAGAAGAAGTGAAGAAGATCCTCCGGGGAGGTGACCGGCAGTGA
- a CDS encoding flagellar hook-length control protein FliK: MTVESLVRTNNTISPLPAARSRGRYGEGAGDFGSLLAGLLQQASSFMPAGGLAAAYGEQPYLPNDPQPGEYRPDRSAPRPGEEAYSRPEAGAWSRVEDLGNSYDGRDEQTIAAGSRGREEVATTQGTRAGEAQPASAGEKDQTPAGGEKASSQAGNLRGSGGQKPAADQVGKAGKNGDDQGKAAGSEGTSGAAPADQEAATGSSKSPATVSSAGKTGTPGTKGPGTIGQAGNSDDLNGTAGKQAGPEALSTPTTAGHQPELKGKTVPGKAGLDGQTPTPAAGAGQPGEQQSVAGNMARNGLNSATAKPDASLAPGTTAKVGGEAGTNAPTAGTGANPVTAGVAPARGDRAGSPVGVGSHGNTVNTDSTGKADTAAGSQTLIPGSQPAVRDGPLAAPGLANQGAAVIAGQAGTAGGSAGNRGFASHQEPGEILPGSGFGATGGGQAPAGTVSFAAVLGGHNQPASGPAAGVTNLPEVIASTLTAARLARTGSQRELELQLQPENLGTLKLRASLEGGRMILHLLVESSEAARALQAAVPEMRQAVAGQGLRLDQVQVQVGGDGQAGDNQNGGNGGYHQGSGRQPQSPLWPETAVTRDTTGNYRLNYLA; this comes from the coding sequence ATGACCGTGGAATCGTTGGTAAGAACTAACAATACCATCTCCCCCCTGCCGGCAGCTCGCAGCCGGGGCCGGTACGGGGAAGGAGCCGGAGACTTCGGTTCCCTCCTGGCAGGTCTCCTGCAGCAGGCGTCTTCATTCATGCCGGCCGGCGGCCTGGCGGCGGCCTATGGGGAACAGCCGTACCTACCGAATGACCCCCAGCCAGGGGAATACAGGCCGGACCGCTCCGCACCTAGACCGGGAGAAGAAGCTTATTCCCGACCGGAAGCCGGCGCCTGGAGCCGGGTTGAGGACCTGGGCAATAGCTATGACGGCAGGGATGAACAAACCATAGCGGCCGGGTCCCGGGGCCGGGAAGAAGTAGCAACTACACAGGGTACCCGGGCCGGCGAGGCGCAACCCGCCTCCGCCGGGGAGAAGGACCAAACTCCGGCAGGGGGGGAGAAGGCATCCAGCCAGGCCGGTAATCTCAGGGGAAGCGGGGGCCAGAAGCCAGCTGCCGACCAGGTTGGCAAAGCCGGGAAAAATGGTGACGACCAAGGAAAAGCTGCCGGCTCCGAAGGCACCAGCGGTGCTGCCCCTGCAGACCAGGAAGCGGCAACTGGTAGCAGCAAATCCCCGGCAACTGTAAGTTCAGCCGGTAAAACCGGAACGCCTGGCACTAAAGGGCCCGGCACTATCGGGCAGGCCGGCAACAGTGACGATCTGAACGGGACGGCCGGGAAGCAGGCCGGCCCCGAAGCCCTTAGTACGCCAACCACGGCCGGCCACCAGCCGGAACTAAAAGGGAAAACCGTCCCGGGCAAGGCAGGCCTGGACGGCCAAACCCCAACGCCGGCAGCGGGAGCCGGCCAGCCAGGAGAGCAACAATCCGTAGCTGGGAATATGGCTAGGAACGGCCTGAACTCGGCCACCGCTAAACCAGATGCATCCCTTGCACCAGGTACAACAGCTAAAGTAGGCGGTGAAGCCGGAACAAATGCGCCAACCGCCGGGACCGGGGCAAACCCCGTTACCGCTGGTGTGGCGCCGGCCAGGGGCGACAGGGCCGGTAGTCCCGTAGGTGTAGGCAGTCACGGCAATACCGTTAATACCGACAGTACTGGTAAGGCCGACACCGCCGCAGGTAGCCAGACCTTAATTCCCGGCAGCCAGCCGGCTGTGAGGGACGGCCCCTTAGCGGCGCCTGGGCTGGCCAACCAGGGCGCAGCGGTAATAGCCGGCCAGGCCGGCACAGCCGGTGGTAGCGCCGGCAACCGGGGTTTCGCCAGCCACCAGGAGCCAGGGGAGATCCTCCCCGGTAGCGGCTTCGGGGCTACGGGCGGCGGCCAGGCGCCGGCGGGAACGGTGAGCTTCGCGGCGGTGCTGGGGGGACATAACCAACCAGCCAGCGGCCCGGCAGCCGGGGTGACCAATCTGCCGGAGGTCATTGCCAGCACTCTAACGGCGGCCCGCCTGGCCCGCACCGGCAGCCAGCGGGAGCTGGAACTCCAATTGCAGCCGGAGAACCTGGGGACGTTAAAGCTACGGGCTTCCCTGGAAGGAGGCCGGATGATCCTCCACTTGCTGGTGGAGAGCAGCGAGGCGGCCCGGGCCCTCCAGGCGGCGGTGCCGGAAATGCGCCAGGCCGTAGCCGGCCAGGGTTTACGCCTGGACCAGGTACAGGTGCAGGTCGGCGGCGACGGCCAGGCAGGTGATAACCAGAACGGCGGTAATGGAGGCTATCACCAGGGTAGCGGCAGGCAGCCCCAGTCACCGCTGTGGCCGGAGACCGCTGTAACCAGGGACACTACCGGCAATTACCGCCTGAACTACCTGGCCTGA
- a CDS encoding flagellar biosynthetic protein FliO: protein MDHDLLWALVRVAIFLPLVALLAYLTVRLGFGQATGLAAGSGELRLIERLQLSNKSGLAVVRCGERYFLVGLGEGPPALLAELPDYPATAAAGDVKVFPVQTLDTRGGEDVLAEEKEPVLRLLKGGWQRLKGHDK from the coding sequence ATGGATCATGATCTCCTTTGGGCCCTGGTGCGGGTAGCCATCTTCCTGCCCCTGGTCGCGCTGCTGGCCTACTTGACGGTACGCCTGGGCTTCGGTCAGGCCACGGGGCTGGCGGCAGGGTCCGGCGAATTGCGGCTGATTGAACGCCTGCAACTTAGTAACAAGTCCGGGCTGGCCGTCGTCCGCTGCGGGGAGAGGTATTTCCTGGTGGGCCTGGGGGAGGGACCGCCGGCCTTGCTGGCGGAATTGCCCGATTACCCGGCGACGGCGGCGGCCGGTGACGTCAAAGTTTTTCCCGTGCAAACCCTGGACACCCGGGGGGGAGAAGATGTTTTGGCTGAGGAGAAAGAACCTGTGCTGCGCTTATT
- a CDS encoding flagellar basal body-associated FliL family protein, whose translation MPPREAAEKTAEKVVEKKEGRGQQLLTIVLLLVVLLLSGGYVYTFFFSNNSRGISASAASAPPVNTQQQSLDSIVVNLADPGLHRYLRTKITLEYNDPKLATELGEKLYRIKDTVISVLRSKKTDDLQNEEALKRELLTAINAQLTSGQVRALYFEEFLVQ comes from the coding sequence GTGCCCCCTAGAGAAGCGGCGGAAAAGACAGCAGAAAAGGTGGTGGAGAAAAAGGAAGGCCGCGGTCAGCAGTTGTTGACCATCGTGTTACTGCTGGTGGTCCTGCTCTTAAGCGGCGGTTATGTTTATACCTTTTTCTTCAGCAACAACAGCCGCGGTATATCAGCGTCGGCGGCCAGCGCCCCGCCGGTCAACACGCAGCAGCAGAGTCTGGACAGCATCGTCGTCAACCTGGCCGATCCGGGCCTGCACCGCTACCTGCGGACTAAGATTACCCTGGAATACAACGACCCCAAGCTGGCGACGGAACTGGGCGAAAAGCTCTATCGCATCAAGGACACGGTTATCTCCGTCCTACGGAGCAAAAAGACCGACGACCTGCAGAATGAGGAAGCCTTAAAGCGGGAACTGCTGACGGCCATCAACGCCCAGTTGACCAGCGGCCAGGTCCGGGCCCTCTACTTCGAGGAGTTCCTGGTCCAGTAA
- a CDS encoding flagellar hook-basal body complex protein, giving the protein MMRSLYSGVSGLRTHQTRMDVIGDNIANVNTVGFKRSAVTFKDVFYQTLRGGSAGSANASPAGLGGTNPQQIGLGVTMNSIDVIHTQGAAAPTGNGTDLMIQGDGFFRVSPDGGTTIYYTRAGAFHFDDKGYLVNADGMQVLDTQSTPKPIQIADMADPDKMPQSYSIDKMGFVHYVDSTGAAKTLTYPISIAKFSNPVGLEKVGQNLYRETASSGAPGNDLSPGKGALANTSIIPSALEMSNVDLAQEFTDMIITERGFQANARTITTSDQMLQELVNLKR; this is encoded by the coding sequence ATGATGCGTTCACTTTATTCCGGTGTATCTGGATTGCGTACCCACCAGACCCGCATGGACGTTATCGGCGACAACATCGCCAACGTAAATACGGTGGGCTTCAAAAGGAGTGCCGTGACCTTTAAGGATGTCTTCTACCAGACCCTGCGCGGCGGCTCGGCTGGATCTGCGAACGCGAGCCCTGCTGGCCTGGGCGGCACCAACCCCCAACAAATAGGTTTGGGCGTAACTATGAACAGCATCGATGTAATTCATACCCAGGGTGCTGCGGCTCCGACAGGTAATGGGACCGATCTTATGATCCAGGGGGACGGGTTCTTCAGAGTTTCACCTGATGGTGGAACTACTATATATTATACCCGGGCGGGAGCGTTTCATTTTGACGACAAAGGCTATTTAGTAAATGCTGATGGGATGCAGGTTCTAGATACTCAGAGCACTCCAAAACCAATACAGATTGCCGATATGGCAGATCCCGATAAAATGCCCCAGAGTTATAGCATTGATAAGATGGGCTTTGTCCATTATGTAGACAGTACCGGTGCTGCTAAAACTCTTACCTATCCAATTAGCATAGCAAAATTCTCTAATCCGGTAGGTTTAGAAAAGGTTGGCCAGAACCTTTATCGGGAAACAGCAAGTTCTGGTGCTCCAGGTAATGATTTATCACCGGGTAAAGGTGCGCTCGCCAACACCTCCATCATCCCCTCGGCCCTGGAGATGTCCAACGTCGACCTGGCGCAGGAGTTCACCGATATGATCATCACCGAGCGCGGCTTCCAGGCCAACGCCCGGACCATCACCACCTCCGATCAGATGCTCCAGGAGCTGGTGAACCTGAAGCGGTAA
- a CDS encoding flagellar FlbD family protein produces MIKVTTLDKREMVLNAELIERIESVPETVITLTSGKKILVTQTAEEIMELVIAYRRRVLQPVDSRDEVK; encoded by the coding sequence ATGATCAAGGTCACCACCCTGGATAAGCGGGAAATGGTCCTCAACGCGGAACTTATCGAGCGCATCGAAAGCGTCCCCGAGACGGTTATAACCCTGACCAGCGGTAAAAAGATCCTAGTGACCCAGACGGCGGAGGAGATTATGGAACTGGTGATAGCCTACCGACGCCGGGTTCTCCAGCCGGTCGACTCCCGGGATGAGGTGAAGTAG
- the fliJ gene encoding flagellar export protein FliJ gives MASFQFSLEKVRSYRASLEKQLKLQLAEARRRQEEAEACLARYREMRAGCLVIRGAVAGEDLLREATYIEALDGRIAGQQEEVARVSQVVNERRDQVQEAMQERKVLDRLRERQLQAYRYVVTREEQKQIDETAGNRYFRGMAE, from the coding sequence ATGGCCAGTTTTCAGTTTTCCCTCGAGAAGGTGCGCTCTTACCGGGCCTCCCTGGAAAAACAGCTCAAGCTGCAGCTGGCCGAGGCCCGGCGCCGCCAGGAGGAGGCCGAGGCCTGCCTGGCCCGTTACCGGGAGATGCGCGCCGGCTGCCTGGTGATCAGGGGAGCCGTAGCCGGGGAGGATCTCCTGCGGGAAGCCACTTATATTGAGGCCCTGGACGGACGCATCGCCGGCCAGCAGGAAGAGGTCGCCCGGGTGAGCCAGGTTGTGAACGAGCGGCGGGACCAGGTCCAGGAGGCTATGCAGGAGCGCAAGGTCCTGGACCGCCTGCGGGAGCGCCAGCTCCAGGCCTACCGGTACGTCGTGACCCGTGAAGAGCAGAAGCAGATTGATGAAACGGCCGGTAACCGCTACTTCCGGGGGATGGCGGAGTAG
- the fliI gene encoding flagellar protein export ATPase FliI, which translates to MSLAPDLTPYKERLAGASLWLRGGKVTRVTGLTIECRGLKAAVGELCQIYNNGSGPIVAEVVGFREEVTLLMPLGELEGIGPGCRVMATGRGHYIHVGAGFLGRVLDGLGRSLDGTLLVGGDPQPVNNRPPNPLARRRIKEVLATGVKAIDALLTVGCGQRVGIFAGSGVGKSTLLGMIARHSTADINVIALIGERGREVRDFIEGDLGPEGLARSIVVAATSDQPALVRIKGAFTATAIAEYFRDRGKNVLLMMDSLTRFAIAQREVGLAIGEPPTTRGYTPSVFASLPKLVERAGNSEAGSITGLYTVLVEGDDMNEPVADTVRGLLDGHIVLSRQLAARNHYPAIDVLQSISRLMPEITSAEQREQAGRLRDLLAAYEEAADLIEIGAYQAGSNPRVDAALKHYDAIQSFLRQGKDEYSDYNATLAALAGIFS; encoded by the coding sequence GTGAGCCTGGCCCCGGATCTCACCCCTTACAAAGAGCGCCTGGCCGGAGCCAGCCTCTGGCTCCGGGGTGGCAAGGTCACCCGGGTGACGGGCCTGACCATTGAGTGCCGGGGCCTGAAGGCGGCCGTCGGCGAACTCTGCCAGATCTACAACAACGGCTCGGGGCCCATTGTGGCCGAAGTGGTGGGCTTCCGGGAGGAAGTGACCCTCCTCATGCCCCTGGGGGAGCTGGAGGGCATCGGTCCCGGCTGCCGGGTCATGGCCACCGGCCGCGGCCACTACATCCACGTGGGAGCCGGGTTTCTGGGCCGGGTCCTGGACGGCCTGGGCCGCTCCCTGGACGGCACCCTCCTGGTGGGGGGTGACCCCCAGCCGGTCAACAACCGGCCGCCCAACCCCCTGGCCCGGCGGCGGATCAAAGAGGTCCTGGCTACGGGGGTCAAGGCTATTGACGCCCTCCTGACCGTCGGCTGCGGCCAGCGGGTAGGCATCTTCGCCGGCAGCGGCGTGGGTAAGAGCACTCTTCTGGGGATGATCGCTCGCCACAGCACCGCCGATATCAACGTCATCGCCCTCATCGGCGAACGGGGCCGGGAGGTGCGGGACTTTATCGAGGGCGACCTGGGGCCGGAGGGCCTGGCGCGGTCCATCGTCGTGGCTGCCACCTCGGACCAGCCGGCCCTGGTGCGGATCAAGGGCGCCTTTACCGCCACGGCCATCGCCGAGTACTTCCGCGACCGGGGTAAAAACGTCCTGCTGATGATGGACTCCCTCACCCGTTTCGCCATCGCCCAGCGGGAGGTGGGCCTGGCCATCGGCGAACCGCCTACGACCCGGGGCTATACCCCCTCGGTCTTCGCCTCCCTGCCCAAACTGGTGGAACGGGCCGGCAACAGCGAGGCTGGCTCCATTACCGGCCTGTATACAGTCCTGGTGGAGGGGGACGACATGAACGAGCCCGTGGCCGATACCGTCCGCGGCCTCCTGGACGGCCACATCGTCCTGTCCCGCCAGCTGGCGGCCCGGAACCACTACCCGGCCATTGACGTCCTCCAGAGCATCAGCCGTCTCATGCCGGAGATTACCTCTGCGGAGCAGCGGGAGCAGGCCGGCCGGCTGCGGGACCTCCTGGCGGCCTACGAAGAAGCGGCCGATTTGATTGAAATCGGCGCCTACCAGGCCGGCTCCAACCCGCGGGTGGACGCGGCCCTGAAACACTATGACGCCATCCAGTCCTTCCTGCGCCAGGGCAAGGATGAATACTCCGACTATAACGCTACTCTGGCGGCCCTGGCGGGGATTTTTAGTTAG